The genome window TTATTAAATTAAAACATAGCCAAAACAGTCAACTACCTACTTTTATTATCATCCTCCGACACAGAAAACCTTTTCATGTTAATACGTTGAAAAGCGCAGACAACGGATTGAAAAATCATGACATTATTTCGGGTAAAACATCTACAGATAAAGGCAAAAATACGTGTAAAAAGCAAGTTCGCAACCAGCAGTAAATCAATTGGTTATGGAGTCGTGCAAGAAAAGGTGCTTAATTGGACTTCAAAAGGGCGTCAGTTAGACCTCAAAAGGGCATCTATTGCAAGCCAATTGGGCGTCTTTTCAAAGCCAAAAGACCATGTATTAGCTTTGAGCTGTATGAAAATAGTTTACAAATATCGGGTAGTATGGGAATAAGTTGTTTGCAGATGACGGAAAGACATCGTATTTGTTTGCCTTTTCTACATTTTACCTTGCCTCTCTCATGTCCTCTTTTCTAACAACAATCGGGCATAACCTTGCCAGCAACATATTGCAGGGTATTAAGTTTTCAACCCCATTGATGTTTACTGACAAGCACCACATGTAATGGACAACAGCACACTGGTTAAGAATGGGAAGAGATGTTCATTATTGTCATTATAATGAATGTATGACACCATGACTGGCTTTATGGGCTGTGTTTACCAGACAGTACTAAGACTTAATTAAACGACAATAGGGACACGTAAGGTGTCCCTATTGTCGTTTAACAACCGAATGTCGTGGTAGAACGTTTGTGTATAAGCACTGACGGTAATTAATGCACTCTATGATGATTATAGTGTTTTATAAAGCAGTTTAGCCTATAAACTTATGCCTTTACGATGAGGCAGACGGCATAAGCAGCCATACCGTCCTCACGACCGACGAAGCCCATTCGCTCAGAAGTGGTAGCCTTGATGGACACGGCATCCACGTCACAGCCGATAATCTCAGCCAGACATTCGCACATGGCAGGGATATGTGGGTTAATCTTCGGGCGTTCCGCACATACAGTAGCATCGATATTGCCCACACGATAACCCTTTGTTGCCAGGAGGTCTATGGTCTTGCGGAGGATGACTTTTGAGTCCATATCCAGCGTGTCAGCGGAGGTGTCAGGGAAATGATAGCCTATGTCGCGCATGTTGGCTGCACCGAGCAGCGCATCACAAATGGCGTGGATGAGAACGTCGGCATCACTGTGTCCGAGGAGTCCGAGGGTATGCTCAATCTTTATGCCACCGAGATAAAGGTCGCGTCCTTCTACGAGTTTGTGTACGTCGTATCCCATTCCGACGCGGAAAGATGGGATGGGTTGAGCAGAAGTTGTCATGTTTTATATAAGGGGAGTCTCCTCGTTTCCCTCCAAAGGAGGAGATGTCTGAAATACAAGCAGGAGACCCTCTGTTATTTAATGTTTAAATAATTAGTAAAAGGGATAAGATGCGATAGCCAAGCTATATCTTAACAAATTCCCGTTAGGCTTTCCCCCTCCCTTTGGAGGGGGGCGGGGGAGGCTTTACCTTCTCTTAAACAAATCCTTGATACCGTCCATGTCAAACGAGAGAGAGAAACGGAGGGTCTGGTCAAGTGGGTTGTTCTTGGCTGTTGCAATGACGTAGCCGGCATCCAATGCAAAGACATTCATCTTGAAGCCTGCACCTACTGTGAAATACTTGCGGTTACCTTTGTTCTCGCTTTCATGATGGTAGCCGGCACGGAGTGAGAACTTGTCATTATAGGTATATTCGGCACCTAAGCTCCACTGTATTTCCTGCAACTCCTCGGAGGCACCGTTAGGTGCATCACCGAAGCTCTTGAAGATACCAGAGATAGATGATACATCATAATACTCTTTCTGAAGACGGTTGTCATAATCAACCTGTGACTCATCAGCCTTGCGCTTCGGATAGGTTGGAACGAGCAGCTTGTTGGCATCGGCAGCAATGGTAAAACGGTTGAATTCGTCGATAGGAATCATCAGCGAAGCACCTAAGCGGAGATTGGTCGGGATGAATTCAGAGCGGTTGTCACCACCGAAGGTAATCTTTGAACCGATGTTTGAGATGTTCATACCTAAGCCCAGCTGGCACTCACGCTCACCGATGTTGATATAGTTCTGGTAGTAGCAGGACAGGTCGGCTGCAAAGGCAGAGCCCGGTGCAGTATCATCCGTATAGTTATAAGTAAGGTCGGAGTATATCCAGCGTACTGCAGCACCCAGTGAGAAGTGCTCGCTCAGCATCAAGGAATAAGCCACATCCAATGACATTTCATAAGGATTGATGGTCATGTTGGAGCCGTCAGTCATCTGTACTTCACCCAAAGAGAAGTAACGCATGGATGCAGAGACTGCACTGTAGTCACCGATACGGTAGTAACCAGCAAGGTAAGCCAGGTCAATGTCACTCACCAACTGCCGCAGCCAAGGGGTATAGTTCAGTGAAACACCTGCACGGGAGATGTTGAACGGATACTTGGCAGGATTCCAATACTGTGAGTTTACGTCCGGGTCAGTGGCTGCACCAACATCACCCATACCTGCAGAACGTGCGTCAGGAGCGATGGACTGTGAGGTAACTGACGTATTGACAGGGTTGAATATGTCTTTCTTCTCCTGCGCAAAAGCGGCAGATGAAGCAAGTACCGTCAGTGAGAGGATGGCTATACGAAGCTGTTTAATCATTCTTTTTTAATTGGGTTGCTTGTTTAATGTTGCTATATGAAAATCCATGAGACTGAATCAAGAGCAGTAAGGCACGGCCTGACTGTCTGCCAGTAATGCTGGTTGTGAGGTGCAAAAGTGGTGTATGTCGCTACAACTTACAAACTATTTGCCCGTTTGATACCGTCTCATGGATTGAAACGTTATTCTTGTGTTATTTATTGTCTAAGATAATCAGTTTCTTAGCTTTCGACACCTTTGTCGCACCATTGCTGCTGAGACGGACACGATAGAGGTAAACGCCAGTCTGGAGTCGTGCTCCATTCTCAACGATAAGGTCCCAGTTGGCAGTGATGGCATTGCCCGATGCAACTCCCGAATCGCTGTGACGCCACAGCAAGTGTCCACTCATGTCAAACACTTCAATGTCTATATCCACGGCTGAACCAATGTAGTTGTGGGTAACAATGAATGTGGTTTCGGTCCTGGCAGGGTTCTTTGAGGCATTGATACTATAGATTTCCGGTGCCAGTCCCTTGACAACCTTGAAGTGGAGCGTAACGGTTGAGGGGTTGTTCTGTATGTCCCATGCACGGAACTGGAGGGTGTGCGGACCTTCAGAGAGTTCAGGCAGGCTGTAGCCTGTTGTGCCTGAGGTATAGCTGCCGAAGTCATAACGGAAGTTATCGTTGAGAATATAGGTCTGTGTCAGCTTTCCGTCTATGGTCAGCTGCATGTCATGACCGATTCCATTGCCTGAAGCGTTGATGCCGTCCTTGTCGGTTATCTGTGCGAAGAAGTAAGGGGTACTATTGACTTCACCGCCATCGACAAACGATGGAGAGTTGAGATAAGCATATATGGATGGACCGATAGAGTCGTTATATATGGCTTCTGACCCATCAATACAGAAGCCCTCTTCATGTCCTTGTGCCATGAGAGTATGGCTGTCATTGATGGCAGACAGGTTCATCAGCCCCGTTCCTGAAGCATAGTTGATGTCGCGTGGCACGGCAAAGGTGAATGTGAATTCACCGTTGCGGATGCTGTCTGTGCCGTTGTAGAGCACCTTCTGACGGTCGTAATACTGAAAGGCTTTCTTTGATGTCTCTTCCTGTTTCTTGCAGGTGATGAGTTCCTTGGTATCACGTACAGTAGCATTGAGCAGTCCCTTGAAGTCAGTTTGCTTGCTGCCGTTCTTTGTTATGTGTCCTTTGACAGTGACGACTGAGCCACCTTTGAGCAGGACAGAGCCCGTTGTGCTTGGTGCTTGTCCGTTAATTGTCTCTACTTTGATTTCAAGTGTAGGGAGATTCAGCGAGAGTGCAGGGTCGCCTAATAGGGCATATTGCAGCTTGTTGGGGGTAAGGTCACTGTTAGAGTTAATCAACTCACACTTCGCCAGACGCTGTGCTTCGCCGAGTGTGGTCGGCTTACCGTCAGTGAAACTCAGTACATGCTTGAGGAAGGCGGTGTTGATAGCCTTGTTATAGTAGGCATAAACAGTGCGTGTAGTGCCCCAGAAAGCGACGGAGCCGCCCTTTTTGTTCAGCATTGCTGCCTCGCCGATGGTAGGGATTGTGCCGTCATAAGGCATGATGTCGCAGCTGGCGGTAATCCATAGAGGTAGGTTCGCATTGGTGAAATTGGCAAAGTCGGTCAGTCGGAGTACTGCTTCATGGGATATCTGGTCTTCCTTTCCGTGACCAGCATAATCCATGATAAGTGCGCCCTGTGCCTGTTGTTGTTTGATGATGGTACTTGCCTCTGGATAGCTATGACCTGTTGCGGACGAAATACGGGTGTAGGCATCCCACATCACCTTCTTCACCTGATAGTCGGGATAGGTTGCCATGATGGTTTCTGCTGTCTCATTGACATCATTCATGTGGAGATTATTGTTGCCGTCATCGCCCATGAACATGATGACATTCTCCCAACTTCCGCCATTCTTGTTCTCGGCATAGCTGATGGTTTTGTCGACCATAGTCTTTGCATCGGATATTTCTGTAACCGGGAAGCGTCCCACCCCGAGGTCTTCCTTGTCACGTCTCAGCAGGTCGCCTCCTTCACCATCATCCATCAAGGTAAACCAACCGTCGTTGACATAGCAGTCGGTCTCGCTGAATGAGTTTTCACTTTCGTATGCAAGGAGATAGTCGTCGGGGTTGAGATTGCGGCAGGCACTGCTCAGCATGCGGTTATCCCATACGCAATCACCGAAAAGCAAGAGCGACTGTGGGAGGTTGGTGCTGGTAGCACGGTCGTAAAGCATCTTCATGTAACGGCGGTAGGCCATGGCATCAGGAGTTCCACTGGAGAACTCGTTGTAGATTTCGTCCGCTGGAACGATTCGTACCGAGATGTTGTCATGCCTGCGGTGGAAGTCAGCCAGGCGTTCTGCCTGCTTCAACAACTTCTGACTTGTAGGGATGATGATGACCATATTGACGGGTTCGTCAGCATGAAGGTCCTGATTTGTTATGTTGTAGACATATTCTGGTGCGGGAAAAGCTGCCTTCAGTGAAGGTGCCAGTGCTGGTGTGGGATAGGTCATGACGAGATAGTCAAGGCGTGCCGGACCGCCCTCTGTGGTTGTCAGCTTGATGCTGTCGACAGCATGGAGCGTGTTGAGCGTATAGCTTCTTACTTCTTCATAGCCCTTGTCGAAGGAGTCATGAGGTGTGACTCTTATCTCGCCAAGATTCTGTCCATTGGCTTCAACCTTCACGGTTGATGTATAGGTACCTGTTGTTATGGCTACGGTAAGCCTTCCACTTGTAGCCCGTGCTTTGTTGGCAAGGGTGAAGACTTTGCCTTCATTCAGTTTCAACGGTGTTTCTTCAAAGAGATTTCGTCCTCCATGATACCAGCTGAAGTTGTCCACCTCGTGCAGACTGTGATAGTCATCAGCTGACGGATAGAAGCTGTTGAGGAAGGTGGTGCTGTCTGTAATGGCTGCAGGAGCGCTGCTGTTATCCTCTGTCAGGAAATAATAACCATAGTTGGAATAAGGATTGCGGATTCTCTTTACTGATGTATTGCTTTCCCAGCTGACAGGACCACGGGCGTAGAAGAGACGTCTGCCGTTGCTGTTGTAGGTTGGAACTTCCTTCAGGTCATCATGTCTTTTGATGTAGTCAGCTGTAAGGACTTCCTTCTGCAGGTTCCCTCCATAGCCATAGATTTTCACCTTATCTATGTTTGAAAAGCCTGCACGACGGATGAGTTCATTGGTCAGCTGGTAGACACCATTGGACGGAACACGTATCTTTGCCCATTTCCCACTGGTAAGAACAGAGTGCTGGGCATAGCGACTGGCGGCAGAAGATGCCGATACATTGCCTGCACGGGTAGCAAGGGCTTTTGCTTTTCTTGCCGATGATTTCTTGGGACGGGAGGTGAGTGCTATCATGAAGCTGACGAGGAACTGCTTCTTTCCGTTGCGCTGAACGATGGGCATGAGCGAAATCTCTAATACGCCACGCTTGCGTTCCACCGTCATTTGCTGGTGTGTTTCCGGCCATGAAGGTGGGGCAATATTGGTCAGGGCATTGTATCGTTCTACGTCTGCCTTGCTCATGTCAATGAACTCCGGGTAGCGTATTTCCAGCTCGTAGGTGGAATCAGCATACTGTTCACCAACGGGGATGGCATAGTGGAAGTGTGGCAATATCGAGTCTATTGTCACGTCTTCAACTGTCAGATTGAAGAATCTTTGCTGTTGGGCTGATAGTTTTATACACCCCAGCAGAAGTATGAAGCAGAGTATTGCTGAACGTTTCATTGTCAGCTTGTTTGTTCCTTTCGTCATATTATTCACGTAATTCCCTCAAAGTCTTTTTGTGTCAGTTGTTTGCAGTGTTGTGTATGCTGTATCTGTTTGGAAGAGAGAATAGTTACTTGTGTCATAAAGTACTTGGTGGATGCTTGTAAGTCCGATAATTCCCGGCTTTGTCACTGATTAATCTGTAATGTAACCTGTTGCACTTATTTGCAATTGAAGTCAAGGACTTTTCTCTCTCCTATATATCCTTCCAGATGGTCGTTGATATGAACGGGACCACAGCCAGACGGACAGCCTGTGTATATGATGTCGCCTGTCTTGAGGGTGAAGTAGCGGCTGATATAACTGATGAGCTCATCCACCTTGTATAACATCTCACTTGTGCAGCCTTCCTGTACAGTCTGACCGTTGATGTCAAGATGGAAGTGCAGCCGTTGCACGTCAAGGAATTTCTCCTTTGGTACCCATTCGCCTAAAGCTGCAGCACCATCAAAACTCTTGCAGAGCGTCCAAGGCAGTCCTTGTGCCCTTAGCTTTTGCTGTAGTTCGCGAGCCGTGAAGTCAATTCCCAGCGTTACAGCATCGTAATAACGATGAGCAAAACGCTTGGAGATGGTCTTGCCCAGACGGCAGATGCGCACCACAAGTTCCGTCTCATATTCAATCGTTCCCAAGTCATCGGGAATGAAGAAAGGCTTTCCGTCTTTCAGCAGGGCTGAATCAGCCTTGGTGAAGATGACAGGTCTTTCCTTTGTTGATAACGTTTCATTCAGTGATTTATTATGTTCGGCATAGTTCATGCCTATTGCAAAGATTTTCATTGTTCGTAGTTTCTGTTGGTGCTTGTTGTTCTATAATGCCAATTAGTGCTGTTCGGTAAATATTTCTCGCACGAATTGGCCATCAGCGTCTTACTTATATAATGACAATAATGAACTTTCTACCGATGTGTTGTTGGTAAACACGTGTTGTGTTGTTGGTAAACACATGTTGTGCTTATTTGTAAACACCAATCGTGTTGAGGCTTCATTCCTTTGTAATACATAGCTGGAGAGGGCGTAATTTGTTTTGGAAAAGAGATGTGAGGGCGTGCAATTTAAGTTTTATCGGGCAGCAATTAATCTTAATAAGCCTCATTGGGTTGATAAGTCTAATAGTACTAAATGGCCGTTCGTTTAATGAAAAAGGAGCTGCAGGAGCCTGATGGCTTTCCTGCAACTCCCATATCTTTCTTTTAAAGAAGCTCTGTGATTACTCAGCAGAGAGTGTGAAACGCTTGTAAGCAACAACCTTGAGGTCCTTGCCCTGAGTCTTGAGCCACTCGCCTACGCTCTGTTTGTCGCCATCACCGAACTGGAACTCCTGGTCAATGAGACAACTCTCCTTGAAAAACTTGTTCAGACGACCCTTAGCGATGTTCTGAATCATATCCTCATTGAGGTTTGCAGCCTTCTCGGCAGAAACAGTGTTGCGAATCTCGATAGCCTTATCAGCCTCCTCACGGGTCAACCAACCCTTCTTGATGTTAGACTCGATGTGGTCATCGCTGTCAACGAGGTTAGCATTGATGCCAGCCTTCTTGATAGCAGCAACAACAGCCTTCTCAATCTGCTCTTCCTTGGTCTTCTCAACAGCAACCTTGAATTCCTCGTCCTTTACAGACTGTGGAACTGCTGTCTCGTCGAGTGCCAGTGGCTTCATAGCTGCAACCTGCATAGCTACCTTGTGACCAGCCTCCTCGTTATTCTCGTTGAGCTGAACCATAGTAGCGAGAGTGTGCTTGTTCATGTGGTCATAAACAGAAACGTTCTCACCCTCAAGGAAGTTGTAGCCGTCAAGCTCCATTTTCTCACCAGTAATACCAGAACGCTGCTGAACGGCAGTAGCAGCATCCTCACCGTTAGCGAGCTTCAAAGCCTTAACCTCGTCAAGGCTCTGGCACTTGTTAGCAACAGCAGCGTCCAGAATCTCCTGAACGAGAGCGATGAAGTCCTGACCGTTAGCAACGAAGTCAGTCTCACACTTGATAGCAACCATAGCAGCGAAGCCGTCAGCCTGCTTAACGAGTACACAACCGTTTGATGTCTCACGGTCAGAACGCTTTGCAGCGATAGCCAGACCACGCTCACGGATCAGTTCCTTTGCCTTGTCGAAATCGCCTTCAGCCTCTGTGAGTGCCTTCTTTACGTCAGCCAGACCTGCGCCAGTCATAGCGCGGAGCTTCTTGATATCTTCAATAGATACAGCCATTTTTTTGTTTTCCTTTTCTAATATTGTTAAATATTGTGGGCGTTGATGAGGGATGATGAACTTCACGTATCATGAAGATACAGAAGCTCATTAGCACTCACCAGCGCCCACTATGTTTCATTTATTACTCAGCAGCTGGTGCCTCGTTCTCAGCCTTTGGTGCCTCTTCAGTCTTGCGTGCAGCACGCTTTGGCTTTGCCTCAGCAGCCTCTTCAGCCTGCTCAGCAGCAGCCTTCTCGTCAGCCTTCTCAGCCTTGCGCTCCTCAAGACCCTCTGCGATGGCACCGCAGCAAGCAGCGAGGATAGCCTCTACAGAATCCTTTGCGTCGTCATTAGCTGGGATAACGTAGTCGATGTGCTTTGGATCAGAGTTGGTATCAACGATACCGAATACTGGAATGCCGAGACGGTTAGCCTCCTTGACAGCGATGTGCTCCTTCATTACGTCTACAACGAAGAGTGCAGATGGCAGACGAGTCAGGTCAGAGATAGAACCAAGGTTCTTCTCGAGCTTAGCACGCTGACGTGAAATCTGCAGAAGTTCACGCTTAGAGAGGTTGGAGAATGTTCCGTCGTTCATCAACTTGTCGATGTTCGTCATTTTCTTCACTGCCTTACGGATTGTTGGGAAGTTGGTCAGCATACCGCCAGCCCAACGCTCGTTTACGTATGGCATGTTTACTGCTGCAGCCTTCTCAGCTACAACTTCCTTAGCCTGTTTTTTAGTAGCGACGAACAGAATCTTCTTGCCACTCTTGGCAATACCCTTGAGTGCCTCTGCAGCCTCGTCAATCTTAGCTACAGTCTTGTGAAGATCGATGATGTGGATACCGTTGCGCTCCATGAAGATATAAGGAGCCATTGCTGGGTTCCACTTGCGACGGAGGTGGCCAAAGTGGCATCCTGCCTCCAATAACTGGTCAAAATTTGTTCTTGACATCTTGTTTGTTTTTACTTGTTTACTTTCTTTTTAATTCTTTCTTGGCGAATGAGCTTCGCCAGGCTTTGTTAGAATCAACTGACGGGTAGTCCCCCGATAAGGAATCGCATCAGTTTAGATACTAAACCATTTTCTTTTGTCTTTGACCTTTGACTTTTGAGCTTTGGAGATTGCCTATTCTGTTATTGAATAAAGCATATCATAAAGTTCAATGTTCCAAAGAACAAAAGAAAATATTAACGCTTACTGAACTGGAAGTGAGCACGAGCCTTTGGCTGACCTGGCTTCTTACGCTCAACAGTACGGCTGTCGCGTGTCAGGAATCCGTGATCCTTCAGGTTCTTCTTGTCTTCGGCGTTAACCTTAACCAGTGCACGAGCGATAGCAAGACGCAGTGCCTGGCTCTGACCAGTAAAGCCACCACCATCGAGGTTAGCCTTAATGTCATACTGACCTTCTACACCGAGCAACTGCAGTGGCTGCTTAACCACGTACTGCAGGATAGCTGATGGGAAGAATTCAGTTAAATCTTTCTTGTTGATAGTGATCTTGCCGGTGCCCTCTGAGAGGTAAACACGCGCTACTGCGCTCTTACGGCGACCAATTGCATTAATTACTTCCATCTTTCTCCTTATTATTTATACTGGTTAATATCAATTGCCTTTGGCTTCTGTGCCTCGAGACCGTTGAGCTCTGTACCTTCGATAACATAGAGGTTATCCAACAGGTGACGACCTAAAGGACCCTTTGGTAACATACCCTTTACGGCATGGCGGATCATCTTGTCGACACCGTTCTTACGAGTGCGAAGCTGTGCAGGAGTGTTGAAACGCTGACCACCTGGGTAACCAGTATAACGTGTGTAAACCTTATCAGTCTCCTTCTTACCAGAGAATACAACCTTAGCTGCATTGATAATGATTACGTTGTCACCACAATCTACGTGTGGGGTGAAAGTTGGCTTGTACTTTCCGCGAAGCAGCTTAGCTACTTTAGAGCAAAGGCGACCTACAATCTGATCGCTGGCGTCAATAACGACCCACTCCTTCTTAGCTGTTTCCTTGTTTACGGAAATAGTCTTGTAACTTAAAGTGTCCATTCTAAAAAATTAATAATTTTACTACTAAAAAACGTTTTCTGTTTTACGACTGTGCCTTTCCTAACCATGCTGCCCGGCCAAAGACAACACTATTAACACGCATCGTACGGGGTTCTAAGACTACCCCTATAATAATCGGACTGCAAAGGTACTTATTTTCTACATTTATAATTATATTTGAATGTTTGATGGCGTGTTGTTTATGATTATTTAACTAAACTTCATAAACTGGTTTTGATGAAAGTTGATTATTAAAGCTATGATAACCTTCCTAAATGCTGTACATCCCCCACCACGAATGTTATTGAAAACTTAAAATCAATTCGGAGATGCAAAAAATAGCAAAAAAGATTGAGCGTTATGAGAGTTTTACTTATTTTTGTAACAATGAAAACAGACATCTTGCATTCTGATAGGAAAAATCAAAACAACATATAAAACATATTTAATAGAAATGAAAGTAAAATCTTCTTTGTTAGGTATGGCTTTAGCCATCCTCCCTGTTTTCGGCTTTGCCGGTAACAACATCAAGATGGTGGTCGGAACCTATACGGATGCCGGCAGCCAGGGTTTGTATTCCTTCTCTTTCGACCAGTCAACGGGCGAAGTATCTGCACTCAGTTCGCTGAGCGTTGACAATCCTTCTTACTTCACTTTCAGCAAGAACGGGCGTTTCATTTATGCTGTCAGCGAGCAGAACAGTTCCAAGGCTGTGCTCAACTGCATTGGCTTCGACCCTGTTACCGGCAGCTTTTCATTCATGAACTCACAGCTGACGCATGGTGCCGACCCTTGCTATGTTGATACGGATGGACGGATAGCCCTTACAGCAAACTACTCAAGCGGCACCATCTCAGTCTTCCCAATCCTCAAGAACGGAACACTCGACAAGTCGCAGTTGCAGATTAGCAGCAGGAAGGGCGGTCCTAACCGCTCACGTCAGGGAATTCCACATGCGCACTGTGCTGTATTTGCCCCTGACGGAAACATCTTTGCTACCGATTTCAGTGGTGACCGCCTCCTCAGTTTCTATTATAATAAGGATGAGCAGAAACTCGAGGACCATGGTATTGCAGCTCATGTGAAGGCTGGTTCTGGTCCACGTCATCTCGTCTTCTCGCCCAATGGCAAGTATGCTTACCTGATGAACGAGCTGTCAGGCAAGGTGATTGTTTACAAGTATACGGAAGGAAAGCTGAAGGAAATCCAGTCTGTCCTTGCTGATAATGCACAGGCAAAGGGCGGTGCAGACATCCATGTCAGCCCTGACGGTATGTTCGTCTATGCCAGCACACGTCTGGAGGGTGATGGCATCACCATCTTCCGTACTGATTACAACGGCAAATTGACACGTGTCGGCATGCAGCCTACTGGTCGTCATCCGCGTAACTTTGCCATCACTCCAAATGGCAAGTTCCTACTTGTTGCCTGTCGTGACGACAACAAGATACAGGTGTTCTCACGCGACAAGAATACT of Prevotella fusca JCM 17724 contains these proteins:
- the ispF gene encoding 2-C-methyl-D-erythritol 2,4-cyclodiphosphate synthase is translated as MTTSAQPIPSFRVGMGYDVHKLVEGRDLYLGGIKIEHTLGLLGHSDADVLIHAICDALLGAANMRDIGYHFPDTSADTLDMDSKVILRKTIDLLATKGYRVGNIDATVCAERPKINPHIPAMCECLAEIIGCDVDAVSIKATTSERMGFVGREDGMAAYAVCLIVKA
- the porV gene encoding type IX secretion system outer membrane channel protein PorV, translating into MIKQLRIAILSLTVLASSAAFAQEKKDIFNPVNTSVTSQSIAPDARSAGMGDVGAATDPDVNSQYWNPAKYPFNISRAGVSLNYTPWLRQLVSDIDLAYLAGYYRIGDYSAVSASMRYFSLGEVQMTDGSNMTINPYEMSLDVAYSLMLSEHFSLGAAVRWIYSDLTYNYTDDTAPGSAFAADLSCYYQNYINIGERECQLGLGMNISNIGSKITFGGDNRSEFIPTNLRLGASLMIPIDEFNRFTIAADANKLLVPTYPKRKADESQVDYDNRLQKEYYDVSSISGIFKSFGDAPNGASEELQEIQWSLGAEYTYNDKFSLRAGYHHESENKGNRKYFTVGAGFKMNVFALDAGYVIATAKNNPLDQTLRFSLSFDMDGIKDLFKRR
- the porU gene encoding type IX secretion system sortase PorU, whose translation is MKRSAILCFILLLGCIKLSAQQQRFFNLTVEDVTIDSILPHFHYAIPVGEQYADSTYELEIRYPEFIDMSKADVERYNALTNIAPPSWPETHQQMTVERKRGVLEISLMPIVQRNGKKQFLVSFMIALTSRPKKSSARKAKALATRAGNVSASSAASRYAQHSVLTSGKWAKIRVPSNGVYQLTNELIRRAGFSNIDKVKIYGYGGNLQKEVLTADYIKRHDDLKEVPTYNSNGRRLFYARGPVSWESNTSVKRIRNPYSNYGYYFLTEDNSSAPAAITDSTTFLNSFYPSADDYHSLHEVDNFSWYHGGRNLFEETPLKLNEGKVFTLANKARATSGRLTVAITTGTYTSTVKVEANGQNLGEIRVTPHDSFDKGYEEVRSYTLNTLHAVDSIKLTTTEGGPARLDYLVMTYPTPALAPSLKAAFPAPEYVYNITNQDLHADEPVNMVIIIPTSQKLLKQAERLADFHRRHDNISVRIVPADEIYNEFSSGTPDAMAYRRYMKMLYDRATSTNLPQSLLLFGDCVWDNRMLSSACRNLNPDDYLLAYESENSFSETDCYVNDGWFTLMDDGEGGDLLRRDKEDLGVGRFPVTEISDAKTMVDKTISYAENKNGGSWENVIMFMGDDGNNNLHMNDVNETAETIMATYPDYQVKKVMWDAYTRISSATGHSYPEASTIIKQQQAQGALIMDYAGHGKEDQISHEAVLRLTDFANFTNANLPLWITASCDIMPYDGTIPTIGEAAMLNKKGGSVAFWGTTRTVYAYYNKAINTAFLKHVLSFTDGKPTTLGEAQRLAKCELINSNSDLTPNKLQYALLGDPALSLNLPTLEIKVETINGQAPSTTGSVLLKGGSVVTVKGHITKNGSKQTDFKGLLNATVRDTKELITCKKQEETSKKAFQYYDRQKVLYNGTDSIRNGEFTFTFAVPRDINYASGTGLMNLSAINDSHTLMAQGHEEGFCIDGSEAIYNDSIGPSIYAYLNSPSFVDGGEVNSTPYFFAQITDKDGINASGNGIGHDMQLTIDGKLTQTYILNDNFRYDFGSYTSGTTGYSLPELSEGPHTLQFRAWDIQNNPSTVTLHFKVVKGLAPEIYSINASKNPARTETTFIVTHNYIGSAVDIDIEVFDMSGHLLWRHSDSGVASGNAITANWDLIVENGARLQTGVYLYRVRLSSNGATKVSKAKKLIILDNK
- a CDS encoding fumarylacetoacetate hydrolase family protein, whose amino-acid sequence is MKIFAIGMNYAEHNKSLNETLSTKERPVIFTKADSALLKDGKPFFIPDDLGTIEYETELVVRICRLGKTISKRFAHRYYDAVTLGIDFTARELQQKLRAQGLPWTLCKSFDGAAALGEWVPKEKFLDVQRLHFHLDINGQTVQEGCTSEMLYKVDELISYISRYFTLKTGDIIYTGCPSGCGPVHINDHLEGYIGERKVLDFNCK
- the tsf gene encoding translation elongation factor Ts — its product is MAVSIEDIKKLRAMTGAGLADVKKALTEAEGDFDKAKELIRERGLAIAAKRSDRETSNGCVLVKQADGFAAMVAIKCETDFVANGQDFIALVQEILDAAVANKCQSLDEVKALKLANGEDAATAVQQRSGITGEKMELDGYNFLEGENVSVYDHMNKHTLATMVQLNENNEEAGHKVAMQVAAMKPLALDETAVPQSVKDEEFKVAVEKTKEEQIEKAVVAAIKKAGINANLVDSDDHIESNIKKGWLTREEADKAIEIRNTVSAEKAANLNEDMIQNIAKGRLNKFFKESCLIDQEFQFGDGDKQSVGEWLKTQGKDLKVVAYKRFTLSAE
- the rpsB gene encoding 30S ribosomal protein S2 encodes the protein MSRTNFDQLLEAGCHFGHLRRKWNPAMAPYIFMERNGIHIIDLHKTVAKIDEAAEALKGIAKSGKKILFVATKKQAKEVVAEKAAAVNMPYVNERWAGGMLTNFPTIRKAVKKMTNIDKLMNDGTFSNLSKRELLQISRQRAKLEKNLGSISDLTRLPSALFVVDVMKEHIAVKEANRLGIPVFGIVDTNSDPKHIDYVIPANDDAKDSVEAILAACCGAIAEGLEERKAEKADEKAAAEQAEEAAEAKPKRAARKTEEAPKAENEAPAAE
- the rpsI gene encoding 30S ribosomal protein S9, with the protein product MEVINAIGRRKSAVARVYLSEGTGKITINKKDLTEFFPSAILQYVVKQPLQLLGVEGQYDIKANLDGGGFTGQSQALRLAIARALVKVNAEDKKNLKDHGFLTRDSRTVERKKPGQPKARAHFQFSKR
- the rplM gene encoding 50S ribosomal protein L13, producing MDTLSYKTISVNKETAKKEWVVIDASDQIVGRLCSKVAKLLRGKYKPTFTPHVDCGDNVIIINAAKVVFSGKKETDKVYTRYTGYPGGQRFNTPAQLRTRKNGVDKMIRHAVKGMLPKGPLGRHLLDNLYVIEGTELNGLEAQKPKAIDINQYK
- a CDS encoding lactonase family protein; translation: MKVKSSLLGMALAILPVFGFAGNNIKMVVGTYTDAGSQGLYSFSFDQSTGEVSALSSLSVDNPSYFTFSKNGRFIYAVSEQNSSKAVLNCIGFDPVTGSFSFMNSQLTHGADPCYVDTDGRIALTANYSSGTISVFPILKNGTLDKSQLQISSRKGGPNRSRQGIPHAHCAVFAPDGNIFATDFSGDRLLSFYYNKDEQKLEDHGIAAHVKAGSGPRHLVFSPNGKYAYLMNELSGKVIVYKYTEGKLKEIQSVLADNAQAKGGADIHVSPDGMFVYASTRLEGDGITIFRTDYNGKLTRVGMQPTGRHPRNFAITPNGKFLLVACRDDNKIQVFSRDKNTGMLQNTNQDISLSRPACVKFYRIK